From a region of the Mytilus galloprovincialis chromosome 3, xbMytGall1.hap1.1, whole genome shotgun sequence genome:
- the LOC143066501 gene encoding uncharacterized protein LOC143066501, with the protein MFLYYKFSSMASTKTQDERLTEWNSSVMKYLIPNDVVLSLYLILGTIGNITVILVYVFKMKVKRDDRFFIPVLASVDFIACLIGASFAFTWNIIPVKFSNGIVCEALWFVSQAVTIISAVLLIIIAVQRYLKVCKPSFIFTQKMKNVCIILAVCFGFAFSVPIFFYYGSVEIYNPKLNVTGFWCGQKRENIDHVIIYDISAVVVAVIASFVLIILYILIGKAIYQKFIVFQQSVKEGKYTKKHRSSVELESVLSVDKDKDSGSSRSRANSIEDLVECDTYRRKVKRGSADTLDQGRFFTIGQHFRTHRYSYMFMTITALFIIAYTPRLALMVLESMDPTFWNKPNDAIAGFLFLYRMYILNHAINPFIYTFFDTRFRKAVSEIFCCCCSTRKSVSL; encoded by the coding sequence atgtttttatattataaattctcATCAATGGCTTCAACAAAGACACAAGATGAACGTTTGACTGAATGGAACAGCAGtgttatgaaatatttgattCCGAACGACGTTGTATTATCTCTTTACTTGATACTAGGAACTATTGGAAATATAACTGTTATTTTGGTATatgttttcaaaatgaaagtAAAGCGAGATGACCGATTTTTTATACCAGTGCTTGCTTCCGTGGACTTTATAGCATGTCTTATTGGAGCATCGTTTGCCTTTACTTGGAACATAATACCAGTAAAGTTCAGTAATGGAATTGTCTGTGAAGCACTGTGGTTTGTTTCTCAAGCGGTAACAATTATATCTGCAGTTTTATTGATAATAATAGCAGTGCAGCGATACCTTAAAGTATGCAAGCCATCATTTATTTTTACGcagaaaatgaaaaatgtttgtatTATTTTGGCTGTTTGTTTCGGATTTGCATTTTCAGTTCCAATATTTTTCTATTATGGTTCGGTAGAAATTTATAACCCAAAGCTGAATGTTACAGGATTTTGGTGTGGACAAAAGAGAGAAAACATAGATCACGtgattatatatgatataagtgccGTTGTCGTAGCAGTTATAGCTTCCTTTGTTCTTATCATATTGTACATTTTGATTGGAAAGgcaatttatcaaaaatttatagTATTCCAACAATCTGTGAAAGAGGGAAAGTATACTAAAAAACACAGGAGTTCGGTGGAGTTAGAAAGTGTACTATCTGTTGATAAAGATAAAGACAGCGGATCTTCACGATCAAGAGCGAACAGTATCGAAGATCTCGTCGAATGCGATACATATAGACGAAAAGTCAAAAGAGGCTCCGCTGATACCCTTGACCAAGGACGTTTCTTCACAATAGGACAACATTTTCGGACGCACAGATAttcatacatgtttatgacaATCACTGCACTATTTATCATTGCATATACACCACGACTAGCACTGATGGTTTTAGAAAGTATGGATCCTACTTTTTGGAACAAACCTAATGACGCAATCGCAGGATTTTTGTTTCTGTATAGGATGTACATTTTAAATCATGCTATTAATCCATTTATTTATACCTTTTTCGATACAAGATTCCGCAAAGCAGTTtcagaaatattttgttgttgttgttctaCGAGAAAATCCGTGTCGCTATGA